TTATTGAAATTTCAAGATAGATTTTTGAAGCGTTAAATTTTAAGTCATTTTAGGCCTGTCGAATTATTTTGATTACGTATCGTTAACAAGGGCTTCGATAGGCTCAGCTTGACAAACACTCCATTAGGTTAGCTAACCTAATGGATTTTCTTTTTATATTTACATGAACGCTCAAATTAAACCACCATATTATGGCATCAATTTTCACTAAAATAGTAAATGGCGAAATTCCTTGTTACAAGGTTGCCGAAACCGATGACTTTTTAGCTTTCTTGGATGTTAATCCGAATGCCAAAGGGCATACCTTGTGTATTCCTAAAAAGGAAGTTGATAAATTATTTGATTTAGATGAAGCCACTTATAAGGGTTTAATGGCCTTTTCTAGAACGGTTGCTTTGGCCTTAGAAAAAGCAGTGCCTTGTAAGCGCATTGGTGTTGGTGTGATTGGTTTAGAAGTTCCTCATGTTCATGTGCACCTTATTCCTTTACAAACTATGGATGATGCGCGTTTTATAAAAAAAGTAAGTATGTCTACAGAGGAGTTTCAAGCATTGGCTCATGCCATTAATGCCCAATTAAAGAAGGAATAACGAAACACCAATCCCAATTATAGAGAGCCCACCTGCAATTAAAGCCCAAGTCATTTGCTTTATTTTTCTGAATGGGGTTTTAGGAACAAATACTTTTTTCTGATAATCTACAACGCGATCAATATCATCAGTCCATTGTTCTGGGTAAATCGCGGTTTCGCAAGTTTTACAGTTTAATTCATGATGAATTTCAGAAGTAATCGCTTTATAAAAGGCGGTTTCTACCACTTTCTGCTTAAAAAGTAAATGCAATCCCTTTGTGTTGTAACATTCGGGACAATTGTTATTTAGGGGCACTTCTTTAATGTCGATTAGTTTTTCTGGCATAGTTATAAGGTGTTTTTTAAACTGATTTGAAAAGTGGTTCCTTTTCCAATTTCAGATTGTAATACTTTAATTTTTCCGTCATGGAAATCTTCAATTATACGCTTTGTTAATGATAATCCTAGGCCCCAACCACGTTTTTTCGTGGTGTAACCAGGTTCGAAAATTTTTGAAAAATGTTTTTTAGCGAGCCCTTTTCCAGTATCGGTAACACAGATTTTTACCTGGTTTTCAAGCTGCGTAATTTCAATAATAAGCTTGCCGCGACCTTTCATGGCATCAATACCATTTTTTACTAAATTTTCAATAACCCAACTGTATAGTTGTTTGTTTAAATTTATGAAAATTTTTTCTTTTGGCACACGAATTTCAAATTCTATAAGATCGGACGATCTGGCTTTTAAGTAGTCATACGATTTTATGGTTTCTTCCACGATATCCGATCGTTCTAGTGTGGGCAGGGAGCCTATTTTACTAAATCGCTCGGTGATGGTTTTTAAACGTTCGATGTCCTTTTCCATCTCCATGATATAATCGGGATCGATATTTTCGGTTTTTAAAATTTCGGTCCATCCAATTAATGAGGATAGTGGTGTGCCTATTTGGTGTGCTGTTTCTTTTGCCATACCCGACCACAATTTGTTTTGGGTGGCATTTTTATTACTGCGATAAAAGAAGAAAATAACAGCTCCGAAAAGAAAAACAATAAGTAACAAGGCTAAAGGGTAGTACTTGAGCTTGTTAATTAATGGGGAATTTCCATAGTAAATGGTGCTGTTTAATTCGTTTTCAAAAATAACCTCAATGGGTGTGTTTTCACTTTTAAAAGTCGCAATTAATTGGTTGACATATTTTTGGTCTGAAAAACGTTTGTCGTCAATATTGAGGTAACTGCCAATACTGCCGTCCCTGTTAATTTCTAAAACTGGAGTTGTGGTGTTGCTGTTAAGGACTTTAAGTGTGAGGTCTAGGTTGGTATTGTCGTCCGAATTAATTAAATCGGTTTGAGCAAAGGACCAAATCTCCATTTTTATGCGCTCTTCCTCTTTAAAATGCTGAAAGAACTCATAGGTTTTCCATAAAATAAGAGAGACAATGGCGAAAGATGCGATAATAATCGCCCAACGAAATGTATTGCTATACTTGGCAAAAATCATTAATTCTAAAATTTGATCGGTAATATAATGTAAATCTGATGATATTATTGCGCAAATAAAAGGCAAATTGATTTTTTGTGGGACACGCCACCATGATGGGGTGTAAGTTGATATGTGAAAAATGATAAAGAAACATTTCGTTATTGTTGAAAACTAGATTCATTTTTCATGATTTTTTTAATTAGTTTTGTGCAAATATATTGGGGTAAATATTCTACGTAAATCTAAAATGGCATTTCGTCAATAAATTACAGGATTTTTTCGTTTGTGTCTATAAGTTAGTATCTTACGGGATGTAGCTTTTTACACCATGGTATATTACAACATTATAGTAGATCAATGGTCTTATGTTTTTAGTTTAAGAAATAATATCA
This genomic interval from Tamlana carrageenivorans contains the following:
- a CDS encoding HIT family protein, whose translation is MASIFTKIVNGEIPCYKVAETDDFLAFLDVNPNAKGHTLCIPKKEVDKLFDLDEATYKGLMAFSRTVALALEKAVPCKRIGVGVIGLEVPHVHVHLIPLQTMDDARFIKKVSMSTEEFQALAHAINAQLKKE
- a CDS encoding sensor histidine kinase; translated protein: MIFAKYSNTFRWAIIIASFAIVSLILWKTYEFFQHFKEEERIKMEIWSFAQTDLINSDDNTNLDLTLKVLNSNTTTPVLEINRDGSIGSYLNIDDKRFSDQKYVNQLIATFKSENTPIEVIFENELNSTIYYGNSPLINKLKYYPLALLLIVFLFGAVIFFFYRSNKNATQNKLWSGMAKETAHQIGTPLSSLIGWTEILKTENIDPDYIMEMEKDIERLKTITERFSKIGSLPTLERSDIVEETIKSYDYLKARSSDLIEFEIRVPKEKIFINLNKQLYSWVIENLVKNGIDAMKGRGKLIIEITQLENQVKICVTDTGKGLAKKHFSKIFEPGYTTKKRGWGLGLSLTKRIIEDFHDGKIKVLQSEIGKGTTFQISLKNTL